A region of Arabidopsis thaliana chromosome 5, partial sequence DNA encodes the following proteins:
- a CDS encoding RNA binding (RRM/RBD/RNP motifs) family protein (RNA binding (RRM/RBD/RNP motifs) family protein; FUNCTIONS IN: RNA binding, nucleotide binding, zinc ion binding, nucleic acid binding; INVOLVED IN: biological_process unknown; LOCATED IN: cellular_component unknown; EXPRESSED IN: 24 plant structures; EXPRESSED DURING: 15 growth stages; CONTAINS InterPro DOMAIN/s: Zinc finger, RING-type (InterPro:IPR001841), RNA recognition motif, RNP-1 (InterPro:IPR000504), Nucleotide-binding, alpha-beta plait (InterPro:IPR012677), RNA recognition, domain 1 (InterPro:IPR003954); BEST Arabidopsis thaliana protein match is: RNA binding (RRM/RBD/RNP motifs) family protein (TAIR:AT3G45630.1).), producing MSDHGEKTCPLCAEEMDLTDQQLKPCKCGYQICVWCWHHIVDMAEKDQIEGRCPACRTPYDKEKIVGMTVNCDSLASEGNMERKKIQKSKSKSSEGRKQQLTSVRVIQRNLVYIVGLPLNLADEDLLQHKEYFGQYGKVLKVSMSRTASGVIQQFPNNTCSVYITYGKEEEAVRCIQAVHGFILDGKPLKACFGTTKYCHAWLRNVACVNPDCLYLHEVGSQDDSFTKDEIISAYTRSRVQQITGATNILQHHSGNMLPPPLDAYCSDSSSAKPIIKVPSTNATSVPRYSPPSGSGSSSRSTALPAAASWGTHQSLATSVTSNGSSDIQRSTSVNGTLPFSAVVANAAHGPVSSNDILKRPSRKEESQIVMDKVKPSVLKPLQHNVVVSGSERITAPDRDPTSNRLSSSVDSAYGGRDIDQPSAYSGRDIDKPSSTVSSFDAANEAVEDVPTVSNLLDGVACMRITMNCRDERPDITMAIGSQSDQGSIRQPGSEVSKLPDLEQCRIDSSINTDKKAISLEDRIPRTRPGWDWISDLQSQMQGSSKLQVEDISTLDSQRPHPEEDIIHSRLLSNLSSSSLDTNHMASRSSLPCEVRGSDRLHLPNGFGEKSMSSVEHSLFANEGRNKVNNAEDAILSNILSLDFDPWDESLTSPHNLAELLGEVDQRSSTLKPSNFLKQHNNQSRFSFARYEESSNQAYDSENYSIYGQLSRDKPIQESAMSRDIYRNNLGSVNGFASNFAGGLDNFAASPLFSSHKNPVSRPQVSAPPGFSAPNRLPPPGFSSHERVGLSSDTTLGNRFLDSTSLRNAYQVPPPVGNSNGASDIDFVDPAILAVGRGMVNADLDMRSGFSSQLNSFENETGLHMLRQQSLSSAQQVNGFHHDLRNLSPSLNDPYGFSSRLMDQTQGSSLSPFSQLPRQQPSANSILSNGHHWDKWNEGQSVNNIGMAELLRNERLGFNGSLYNNGYEEPKFRIPSPGDVYNRTYGI from the exons ATGAGTGACCATGGTGAGAAGACTTGTCCACTTTGTGCTGAAGAGATGGATCTGACTGATCAACAATTGAAGCCTTGCAAATGTGGTTATCAG ATTTGTGTTTGGTGCTGGCATCACATAGTGGACATGGCAGAGAAAGATCAAATAGAAGGGCGTTGTCCAGCTTGTCGCACTCCatatgacaaagaaaagattgtAGGGATGACTGTTAATTGTGACAG TCTGGCTTCTGAAGGCAATATGGAGCGCAAGAAGATCCAGaagtcaaaatcaaaatcttctgAAGGGAGAAAGCAACAACTCACCAGTGTGCGAGTGATCCAGAGGAATCTTGTTTACATTGTTGGGTTGCCTCTTAATCTAGCCGATGAAGAT ctACTCCAACATAAAGAATATTTTGGTCAGTATGGAAAAGTTCTAAAGGTTTCCATGTCCCGAACAGCATCTGGTGTCATCCAACAATTCCCAAACAATACATGCAGTGT ATATATTACTTATGGAAAAGAGGAAGAGGCTGTTCGCTGCATTCAAGCTGTTCATGGGTTTATCTTGGATGGTAAACCATTGAA GGCATGTTTTGGGACAACCAAGTATTGTCATGCATGGCTGAGAAATGTG GCATGCGTCAATCCTGATTGTCTCTATTTGCACGAGGTTGGTTCTCAAGATGATAGCTTCACAAAAGATGAGATCATATCAGCCTATACAAG GAGTAGAGTTCAACAAATCACTGGAGCAACAAATATTCTGCAGCACCATTCAGGGAACATGCTACCTCCACCACTGGATGCTTATTGCAGTGACAGTTCTTCTGCAAAACCAATTATAAAGGTTCCTTCAACT AATGCAACTAGTGTTCCCAGGTATTCTCCGCCAAGTGGGAGTGGGAGCTCCAGCAGATCCACTGCCCTTCCTGCTGCAGCGTCATG GGGGACACATCAGTCTTTAGCAACTTCGGTCACCTCAAATGGATCTTCTGATATACAAAGATCAACATCAGTGAATGGAACCTTACCCTTTTCTGCTGTTGTTGCAAACGCAGCTCATGGGCCTGTATCCTCTAATGACATTCTTAAAAGACCATCTCGCAAAGAAGAAAGCCAAATAGTTATGGACAAAGTCAAACCTAGTGTGTTGAAGCCCTTGCAGCATAATGTTGTGGTTTCTGGGTCCGAGAGAATTACCGCACCCGATAGAGATCCTACTAGCAATCGTTTATCCAGTTCAGTAGACTCTGCCTACGGAGGCAGAGACATTGACCAGCCTTCAGCCTACAGTGGCAGAGACATTGACAAGCCTTCATCTACTGTTAGCTCGTTTGATGCTGCAAATGAAGCTGTAGAAGATGTCCCTACTGTAAGCAACTTGTTGGATGGTGTTGCATGCATGCGGATAACTATGAATTGTAGGGATGAACGTCCTGATATTACAATGGCGATTGGTAGTCAAAGTGATCAAGGTTCTATTAGACAACCTGGTTCTGAAGTATCAAAGTTGCCAGATTTAGAGCAATGTAGGATAGATAGTTCTATAAACACTGATAAGAAAGCTATCTCGTTAGAGGATAGGATCCCCCGCACTAGGCCAGGGTGGGATTGGATATCAGATTTGCAATCGCAAATGCAAGGAAGCTCTAAATTGCAAGTGGAGGATATATCAACATTGGATAGCCAACGGCCTCACCCTGAAGAGGATATTATCCACTCGCGGTTGCTGTCTAATTTGTCAAGTTCCAGTTTGGATACAAATCATATGGCTTCTCGTTCTTCCCTACCTTGTGAAGTTAGGGGCAGTGATAGATTGCATCTTCCAAATGGATTTGGTGAGAAATCCATGTCCAGTGTGGAGCACTCTCTGTTCGCAAATGAAGGCAGGAACAAAGTCAACAATGCAGAGGATGCTATACTTTCAAACATTTTGTCACTCGATTTTGATCCATGGGATGAATCCTTGACTTCTCCCCACAATTTGGCAGAGTTACTAGGTGAAGTTGATCAGCGATCTAGTACTCTTAAACCTTCAAACTTCCTAAAGCAACATAACAACCAGTCTAGATTTTCTTTTGCACGGTATGAAGAATCTAGTAATCAAGCATATGACAGTGAGAACTATAGCATTTATGGGCAGTTGTCAAGAGATAAACCTATTCAGGAGTCTGCCATGAGCCGAGATATCTATCGAAATAACCTTGGGAGTGTAAATGGATTTGCTTCAAACTTCGCTGGTGGATTGGATAACTTTGCCGCTAGTCCTTTATTTTCTTCGCACAAGAATCCTG TTTCACGACCTCAAGTTTCTGCGCCTCCAGGATTTTCTGCTCCCAACAGGCTACCTCCTCCTGGCTTCTCGTCACATGAAAGAGTGGGCCTATCATCAGATACTACACTAg GAAATCGATTTCTTGACTCTACTTCATTGAGGAATGCATATCAAGTACCACCTCCAGTTGGTAATTCAAATGGTGCAAGTGATATCGACTTTGTGGATCCTGCAATTCTAGCTGTTGGAAGAGGGATGGTAAATGCTGACTTGGACATGAGATCAGGATTCTCATCACAACTGAATTCTTTTGAAAACGAAACAGGACTCCATATGTTGAGACAGCAGTCTCTGTCTTCTGCACAACAAGTTAATGGGTTTCATCATGATCTCAGAAACTTATCTCCTTCACTTAACGACCCTTACGGATTTAGCTCAAGGCTTATGGATCAAACACAGGGAAGTAGCTTGTCTCCTTTCTCACAGCTCCCAAGACAACAACCATCTGCAAATTCAATCTTGTCCAATGGTCATCACTGGGATAAGTGGAATGAAGGGCAAAGTGTGAACAATATAGGCATGGCCGAGCTTCTTAGGAATGAACGGCTGGGTTTTAATGGGAGCTTATACAACAACGGATATGAAGAACCAAAATTCCGGATTCCAAGTCCCGGTGATGTGTATAACAGGACATATGGGATTTGA